The Shewanella sp. KX20019 genome window below encodes:
- a CDS encoding efflux RND transporter periplasmic adaptor subunit, protein MACSTVSKLKLLAIVCISIIATGCGEAPAPQAAALPSVIVSTAKMEDIQSKTEIVGRTRGSEDVTIKSQIQGQLLKRSFIEGDDVTQGDLLFEIDPATYVAELAQQKAVLKQAVASRDVAVMNWERGRRLLPDGMISAQDMDELTSRKLTTAAGVVQAEAAVSAAELQLSYTNIYAPISGRISNAKVSTGDIISPQSDMANLVQLQPMWVNFQVAERALISAQQSFSKALSRDIKIQDIVINLRLPNATMHKESGYIDFVSNKVDPATGTLPIRATFKNADNFMLPGMFVTLIIESPIKEQALLIPQASVQEDQQGRFVMVLNEQNKVEKRIVELGERFGVKWRVLSGLDGGDRIVVDGLQKIRPGIEVNAVEQEIVPFQDANETK, encoded by the coding sequence ATGGCCTGTTCAACAGTTTCAAAGCTAAAACTGCTAGCCATAGTGTGCATTAGTATTATTGCCACCGGCTGTGGTGAGGCTCCAGCACCTCAAGCGGCGGCGTTGCCGAGTGTGATTGTTAGCACTGCAAAGATGGAAGACATCCAGTCTAAAACTGAAATTGTTGGCCGAACTAGGGGATCTGAAGATGTGACCATTAAATCGCAAATTCAGGGGCAACTGCTTAAGCGCTCTTTCATCGAGGGAGACGATGTTACTCAAGGGGACTTGCTGTTTGAGATCGACCCTGCAACCTATGTTGCTGAGTTGGCTCAGCAAAAAGCGGTATTGAAGCAAGCGGTAGCCTCTAGAGATGTGGCGGTAATGAATTGGGAACGTGGTCGTCGCTTATTGCCTGATGGCATGATCAGTGCCCAGGACATGGATGAACTAACTTCGCGTAAGCTGACTACAGCCGCCGGGGTTGTGCAAGCCGAGGCTGCGGTGAGTGCTGCAGAGTTACAGCTCAGTTATACCAACATCTATGCCCCTATTTCAGGTCGAATTAGTAATGCTAAAGTCAGTACTGGTGACATCATTAGCCCGCAATCAGATATGGCGAACTTAGTTCAACTGCAGCCAATGTGGGTTAACTTTCAGGTCGCCGAAAGAGCGTTAATTAGTGCACAACAGAGTTTTTCTAAAGCGCTATCACGAGATATTAAGATCCAAGATATTGTGATTAATCTGCGTTTGCCGAATGCGACCATGCATAAAGAGTCAGGTTACATCGATTTTGTCAGCAACAAGGTTGATCCCGCGACTGGCACCCTACCTATTCGTGCAACTTTTAAGAATGCAGATAATTTTATGCTGCCAGGCATGTTTGTCACCTTGATTATCGAATCGCCCATTAAAGAGCAAGCGTTATTAATCCCACAGGCGTCTGTACAAGAAGATCAACAAGGTCGTTTTGTCATGGTGCTTAACGAACAGAATAAAGTTGAGAAGCGTATCGTCGAGCTTGGCGAACGATTTGGGGTTAAATGGCGTGTGCTGAGTGGTTTAGATGGTGGTGACCGTATCGTTGTTGACGGGCTACAAAAAATCCGCCCCGGTATTGAAGTGAACGCGGTCGAACAAGAGATTGTTCCTTTCCAAGACGCAAATGAAACTAAGTAG
- a CDS encoding alkaline phosphatase, with translation MIVINIKKIAAMASCSLVTIAANAAVLPSNQTDSQWFKDSAKLVSDKTEQTAPKKAKNVILFVGDGMGVSTLTAARIFEGQQQANHQGGEENFLSFEHFPKTALVKTYNTNQQTPDSAGTMTAIVTGVKSKAGVLSVSDSSLRANCLSSKGNELITLVDLANAKGLSTGVVSTARITHATPAAAYAASPERNWEADSNLPAEAVANECKDIAYQLVMRDEADALSVALGGGRRNFIPNDVTDGENKTGRRADGIDLTQAWTDNLSNSAYVWDKAGFDAIDVTATDHLLGLFNSSHMEYEADRADDSAGEPSLTEMTTKSIELLNKNDNGYLLIVESGRIDHAHHAGNAYRAMMDTVELSNAVKAAVESTDPEETLIMVTADHSHVFTIAGYPKRGNPILGLVHNVGGDLAIAQDGKPYTTVGYTNGPGAVVGVRDDLSSVDTKDKDFMQQALVPMSSETHAGEDITLHATGPGSDLIQGVIEQNVIFHIINQAQTLGGTKY, from the coding sequence ATGATAGTGATTAATATCAAAAAGATAGCGGCAATGGCCTCTTGTAGCCTGGTAACAATCGCAGCTAATGCAGCGGTATTGCCAAGCAACCAAACAGATAGTCAATGGTTTAAAGATAGCGCAAAGTTAGTTAGCGATAAAACGGAGCAAACGGCGCCAAAGAAAGCCAAGAATGTGATTCTATTTGTCGGTGACGGCATGGGCGTTTCAACGTTGACTGCAGCACGTATCTTTGAGGGACAACAACAAGCGAATCATCAAGGCGGCGAAGAAAACTTCTTAAGCTTCGAGCACTTTCCAAAAACAGCGCTAGTTAAAACCTATAACACCAATCAACAAACACCAGATTCAGCTGGCACCATGACGGCAATAGTCACCGGTGTGAAATCTAAAGCTGGTGTGTTGTCAGTCTCAGATAGTAGCTTACGTGCGAATTGCCTCTCTTCAAAAGGAAATGAGCTCATCACCTTGGTTGATCTTGCCAATGCAAAAGGGTTGTCGACGGGGGTCGTGAGTACTGCACGTATAACCCATGCAACACCAGCAGCGGCTTATGCCGCATCGCCAGAGCGTAACTGGGAAGCAGACTCTAACCTTCCAGCTGAAGCCGTTGCTAACGAATGTAAGGATATTGCCTACCAGCTCGTTATGCGCGATGAGGCCGATGCCTTAAGTGTTGCACTTGGCGGCGGTCGTCGTAACTTTATCCCTAACGATGTGACCGACGGTGAAAATAAAACCGGACGCCGCGCCGATGGCATTGACTTGACCCAAGCGTGGACCGATAACCTGAGTAACTCTGCTTACGTGTGGGACAAAGCGGGTTTTGATGCAATCGATGTGACGGCAACCGACCACCTTCTGGGGTTATTCAACTCATCGCATATGGAATATGAAGCAGACCGAGCTGATGACAGCGCAGGCGAGCCATCGTTAACAGAGATGACCACTAAGTCGATTGAACTACTCAATAAAAATGACAATGGTTACCTGCTCATCGTTGAATCAGGTCGCATCGATCACGCCCACCATGCAGGTAATGCTTACCGCGCCATGATGGACACCGTTGAACTGTCTAATGCAGTAAAAGCGGCCGTTGAATCAACCGACCCAGAAGAAACGCTTATCATGGTGACTGCTGATCATAGCCACGTATTTACCATCGCTGGCTACCCTAAGCGTGGCAATCCCATTTTAGGATTAGTGCATAACGTCGGCGGCGATCTCGCCATCGCACAAGACGGCAAACCCTATACCACTGTCGGTTATACCAACGGTCCAGGTGCAGTTGTTGGTGTACGTGATGACTTAAGCTCTGTCGATACCAAAGATAAAGACTTTATGCAGCAAGCATTGGTACCAATGAGCAGTGAAACCCACGCAGGCGAAGATATTACTCTGCATGCAACGGGTCCGGGTTCAGATCTTATCCAAGGCGTGATTGAACAGAACGTTATCTTCCACATCATCAACCAAGCACAAACGCTAGGCGGTACTAAATATTAA
- a CDS encoding alkaline phosphatase yields MNKKFLVVSIAAMLGLAACGSDGDNGADGNNGSDGSNGGNGNNGQDWTAVNQWYIDGQARVAKAEELTVNNEAGAAKNIILFVGDGMGVSTVTAARILAGQLKGQTGEENSLSFETLPYLGLAKTYNVDGQTPDSAGTMTAMVTGVKTDVGVLSQGEGVSRGDCASTQGQNLVTSLELAAMAGLSTGVVSTARITHATPAATYAHAPERNWESDADLPAEAITNGCKDIASQLIDFNFGSGLNVVMGGGRRAFIPSTMTDPEGKSGKRLDNRDLTDEWLNKYPNAAYVADRESFLALDPSNTDHALGLFNSSHMEYDYDRTTAGATGEPSLAEMTAKSIDILKKNDKGFVLIIEAGRIDHAHHAGNAARALHDTIAMSEAVRVAMEKTSEKDTLLIVTADHSHVFTIAGYPTRGNPILGLVKGNGADGQPVVTNSTDSNGLPYTTVGYANGLGYASLATGGDERYGYAAAAGRFDLNYVDTQSAGFHQEALVPLGSETHAGEDVGIFASGPGSHLIQGTVEQNHIFHVMNHAASLVEKAQSAQP; encoded by the coding sequence ATGAACAAGAAATTTCTGGTAGTTTCGATTGCGGCAATGCTTGGTTTAGCAGCATGTGGTAGTGATGGCGATAACGGCGCCGACGGTAACAATGGTTCAGACGGCAGTAATGGTGGCAATGGCAACAACGGCCAAGATTGGACAGCGGTTAACCAGTGGTATATCGATGGCCAAGCTAGAGTGGCAAAAGCGGAAGAACTAACTGTCAATAATGAAGCGGGCGCCGCCAAAAACATCATTCTATTTGTCGGTGATGGCATGGGCGTATCAACCGTTACTGCAGCGCGTATTTTAGCGGGTCAGTTAAAAGGGCAAACCGGTGAAGAGAACTCGCTCTCATTTGAAACTCTTCCTTACTTAGGCCTGGCTAAAACTTACAATGTCGACGGGCAGACTCCTGATTCAGCAGGAACCATGACAGCAATGGTCACTGGGGTAAAAACTGACGTCGGAGTACTTTCACAAGGTGAAGGGGTATCACGAGGTGATTGCGCCTCAACTCAAGGGCAAAACCTAGTGACGTCACTTGAACTGGCCGCCATGGCAGGCTTATCGACAGGTGTAGTTTCTACAGCGCGTATTACCCATGCAACACCCGCTGCTACTTATGCTCACGCTCCGGAGCGCAACTGGGAGAGCGATGCTGACTTGCCTGCAGAGGCCATTACCAATGGTTGTAAGGATATTGCATCACAGTTAATCGACTTTAACTTTGGCAGCGGACTTAACGTGGTGATGGGCGGCGGACGTCGTGCATTTATTCCGAGCACCATGACTGACCCTGAAGGCAAATCAGGTAAGCGATTAGATAACCGCGACCTAACTGACGAATGGTTAAATAAATACCCTAATGCTGCTTATGTTGCTGATAGAGAGTCTTTCTTAGCTCTCGACCCAAGCAACACAGACCACGCGTTAGGCCTATTTAATTCATCACACATGGAATATGACTATGACCGCACTACAGCTGGCGCAACTGGCGAACCGTCACTTGCTGAAATGACGGCTAAATCGATTGATATTTTGAAGAAAAATGACAAAGGTTTTGTACTGATTATTGAAGCAGGACGAATCGACCACGCACACCATGCGGGTAATGCTGCTCGTGCATTACACGATACGATTGCAATGTCGGAAGCTGTCCGCGTAGCAATGGAGAAAACATCGGAAAAAGATACCTTGTTAATTGTTACCGCCGATCACAGCCATGTATTCACCATTGCAGGCTACCCTACTCGTGGTAACCCCATCCTAGGGTTAGTTAAGGGCAATGGCGCTGATGGGCAACCTGTTGTGACTAACTCTACTGATTCAAATGGCTTACCGTATACCACTGTCGGCTATGCCAATGGCTTAGGTTATGCGAGCTTAGCAACCGGAGGCGATGAGCGTTATGGCTATGCTGCTGCAGCGGGCCGTTTTGACTTAAATTATGTTGATACTCAAAGCGCTGGTTTTCATCAAGAAGCGCTTGTACCACTGGGCAGTGAAACTCATGCGGGTGAAGATGTTGGTATCTTTGCCAGTGGTCCAGGTTCACACCTTATCCAAGGAACTGTTGAGCAAAACCACATATTCCATGTGATGAACCATGCAGCAAGCTTGGTTGAGAAAGCTCAGTCAGCCCAACCATAA
- a CDS encoding YaiI/YqxD family protein, translating into MKIWVDADACPGVTKETLFRAADRAEIETTLIANHNVRIPPSRFIKMVTVSSGFDVADDEIVRRLQAGDLVITADIPLAAEAIEKGALALNPRGELYTEQNIKSILNMRDFMDTMRASGVQTGGPDAMGQSERQAFANQLDRLITKFKQQK; encoded by the coding sequence ATGAAAATTTGGGTTGATGCCGACGCCTGCCCAGGGGTAACTAAAGAAACACTTTTTCGCGCTGCCGATCGCGCCGAAATTGAAACGACACTGATCGCAAATCATAACGTTAGAATTCCACCTTCACGCTTTATCAAAATGGTTACTGTTTCTTCAGGCTTTGATGTTGCTGATGATGAAATTGTTAGACGACTGCAAGCGGGTGACTTAGTTATTACTGCCGATATCCCCTTAGCGGCTGAAGCGATAGAGAAAGGTGCACTTGCGCTAAATCCTCGTGGCGAGCTTTATACAGAGCAGAATATTAAGTCGATTTTAAATATGCGAGATTTTATGGATACGATGCGAGCGAGTGGCGTGCAAACTGGAGGCCCAGATGCTATGGGCCAAAGTGAGCGACAAGCTTTTGCAAATCAATTAGATCGCCTTATTACCAAGTTTAAACAGCAAAAGTAG
- a CDS encoding cytoplasmic protein, protein MTAISHVYNYTVRCPQIKDPSHPTSWLNHIEINRSCEIALDRITKWHGHSGTRLFEHEGLVVREAEQEQAYFSMKNDRLRDDIHVLATFKVFMDNKTKDASVQEIMEHIIDDYKSRLSKL, encoded by the coding sequence ATGACAGCAATTTCCCACGTTTATAACTATACAGTCCGATGCCCTCAAATAAAGGATCCCTCTCATCCAACAAGCTGGCTAAACCATATTGAGATTAACCGTTCATGTGAAATCGCACTCGACAGAATCACCAAATGGCACGGCCATTCAGGCACTCGATTGTTTGAGCATGAGGGTCTTGTTGTTAGAGAAGCGGAACAAGAGCAAGCCTACTTTTCGATGAAGAATGACCGCCTTAGAGATGACATACATGTACTGGCAACCTTTAAAGTCTTTATGGATAACAAAACCAAAGACGCATCAGTACAAGAGATAATGGAACACATTATCGATGATTATAAATCTCGCTTAAGCAAACTGTAA
- the ltaE gene encoding low-specificity L-threonine aldolase, whose translation MIDFRSDTVTKPTAAMRAAIGVAEVGDDVYGDDPSVNYLEDMAAEMFGFDGALFTSSGTQANLLALMSHCERGDEYICGQQAHNYKFEGGGAAVLGSIQPQPLNNQADGSILLSDIEAAIKPDDVHFARTRLLSLENTIGGKVVPQSYLAEAQSLAFEKGLKIHLDGARVANAAVAQNLPMTAITQYFDSVSICLSKGLCAPVGSILLADERLINKARRWRKMLGGGMRQAGILAAAAQLALTDQVERLAEDHDNAAYLASQLSAIDCFDVDMSLVQTNMVFAKVAAELDINHVAQQLKKKGILISAGKTLRLVTHADISRTDINCFIRELKTILKS comes from the coding sequence ATGATAGATTTTCGCAGTGACACTGTGACTAAACCTACAGCTGCGATGCGCGCAGCTATTGGCGTCGCTGAAGTCGGAGATGATGTATATGGTGACGATCCAAGCGTTAATTACCTTGAAGATATGGCCGCTGAAATGTTTGGTTTTGATGGCGCCTTATTTACCTCATCAGGGACTCAAGCTAACTTATTAGCATTGATGAGCCATTGTGAACGCGGAGATGAATATATTTGCGGCCAGCAAGCGCATAACTACAAGTTTGAAGGTGGTGGAGCTGCAGTGCTAGGGAGTATTCAGCCGCAACCACTGAACAACCAAGCGGATGGCAGTATTTTATTGTCGGATATTGAAGCGGCGATTAAGCCAGATGATGTTCATTTCGCTCGAACTCGATTATTGAGTTTAGAAAACACCATTGGTGGTAAAGTTGTGCCTCAAAGCTATTTGGCTGAGGCGCAGTCTTTAGCATTTGAAAAAGGGCTTAAAATTCACCTCGATGGAGCACGTGTTGCTAACGCTGCAGTTGCTCAAAACTTGCCGATGACAGCGATTACTCAGTACTTTGATTCAGTTTCTATCTGTTTATCGAAAGGTTTATGTGCGCCAGTCGGCTCAATACTACTGGCTGATGAACGTCTTATTAACAAGGCGCGCCGCTGGCGAAAAATGCTCGGTGGCGGTATGCGCCAAGCGGGGATATTAGCGGCAGCGGCGCAGTTGGCATTGACAGACCAAGTAGAGCGCTTGGCTGAAGATCATGATAACGCGGCTTATTTGGCATCGCAGTTGTCTGCGATTGACTGTTTCGATGTCGATATGTCACTAGTACAAACCAATATGGTGTTCGCCAAAGTGGCCGCTGAGTTGGATATCAATCATGTCGCTCAGCAGCTTAAGAAAAAAGGCATATTGATAAGTGCGGGTAAGACGCTGCGACTAGTGACTCATGCGGATATATCGCGTACTGACATTAATTGCTTCATCCGTGAACTTAAGACTATTTTGAAGAGCTAA
- a CDS encoding trimeric intracellular cation channel family protein, whose amino-acid sequence MLEVKVISALWLIGILAEAMTGALAAGKKQMDLFGVVIIGCVTAIGGGTLRDMLLGNYPIIWVENAHYLLAIAAASLLTVMIAPLMRYLSRLFLAIDAVGLAVFSIVGAQKTLMLGYSAEIAIVMGVVTGVFGGVIRDILCNQVPLIFKKELYALVALLTATLYVAMKLNGVAEWLSLSVALTFGFSFRMLAIRYHWSMPKFDYQYQSDNIH is encoded by the coding sequence ATGTTAGAAGTAAAAGTAATCAGTGCTTTATGGCTCATCGGCATCTTGGCTGAAGCGATGACAGGTGCCCTAGCCGCCGGTAAAAAACAGATGGATCTTTTTGGTGTGGTCATTATTGGTTGTGTTACCGCGATTGGTGGTGGCACGCTACGCGATATGCTGCTCGGCAACTACCCTATTATATGGGTCGAAAACGCACACTATTTGCTCGCTATCGCTGCAGCCTCTCTACTAACAGTGATGATCGCCCCCTTGATGCGCTACTTATCGAGATTGTTTCTAGCCATTGACGCTGTTGGTCTAGCGGTGTTTTCCATTGTTGGCGCACAAAAAACCTTGATGCTTGGTTACAGTGCAGAGATAGCGATTGTGATGGGTGTGGTTACTGGCGTTTTTGGCGGTGTGATCCGTGATATTTTGTGTAATCAAGTACCGCTTATTTTTAAGAAAGAACTCTATGCACTCGTTGCTTTGCTCACTGCAACTCTCTATGTAGCAATGAAGCTAAATGGTGTTGCAGAATGGCTAAGCTTGTCTGTTGCCCTCACCTTCGGCTTTAGCTTTAGAATGCTTGCTATTCGTTACCATTGGTCAATGCCAAAATTTGATTACCAGTATCAGTCAGACAATATTCATTAG
- a CDS encoding OmpA family protein, with translation MRWLILGLVLCLCFTSSAFGRDWLDSDADGVPDLKDACTGTIAGNKVDASGCAKTILKPERATELTTGLCFKTLNDDYPVNCTPLSSIVVNFDFAKSELLFSQRQVLQQVAAWLRRVPVRLLLLGHTDTVGSEQYNQILSLSRAVSVKQVLTDEFNLGAHRFDVKGAGSQKPIADNQSSNGRALNRRVQFFVIF, from the coding sequence ATGCGATGGTTAATATTAGGCTTGGTACTGTGCTTGTGCTTTACCAGCAGTGCCTTTGGGCGCGACTGGTTAGATAGTGATGCTGATGGTGTCCCCGATCTTAAAGATGCCTGCACAGGCACTATAGCAGGCAATAAAGTGGATGCCAGCGGCTGCGCTAAAACAATATTAAAGCCAGAAAGAGCAACTGAACTGACTACAGGGCTTTGCTTTAAAACACTGAATGATGATTACCCAGTTAACTGTACACCGTTGTCATCTATTGTTGTTAATTTCGATTTTGCTAAATCGGAGTTGTTATTTAGTCAAAGGCAAGTGCTGCAGCAAGTTGCCGCATGGTTACGTAGGGTTCCAGTAAGGTTGTTGCTTCTGGGGCATACCGATACTGTCGGCAGTGAGCAATATAATCAGATCTTGTCACTGTCGAGGGCTGTTAGCGTGAAGCAGGTTTTAACTGATGAGTTTAATTTAGGTGCTCATCGCTTTGATGTGAAGGGTGCAGGAAGTCAGAAGCCCATTGCCGATAATCAGAGCAGCAATGGTCGAGCGCTAAATAGAAGAGTCCAGTTTTTCGTTATTTTTTAA
- a CDS encoding NAD(P)/FAD-dependent oxidoreductase has protein sequence MHKMANIVIVGGGAGGMEIATKLGHQLGRKGKARVTLIDCAESHIWKPLLHEVATGALDIGIDAISYRGHAAGHGYHFQQGAMTEIDREAKQVILAPITDEQGEELLPARRIDYDYLVIAIGSIANDFNIDGVRDNCVFLDSTEQAMEIRTILLNKFMRYASHHQLDEKIKIAVVGAGATGVEMSAEMHHAVDQLRGFGYKIDSSLLEITLIEADKRILPKVEKAEISASVAKELTAIGVNVMTNTRINQVTTEGLHTSEDQFIPSDMVIWSTGVKAPDFLKDIGGLESNHINQVMVQQNMQTSRDPAIFAIGDCAACPQEDGSWVPPRGQSARQMALMTADNIKLLLAGKPASNIYVYKDLGALVNLSKFHTVGNLMSFIGGGVMVEGKIARFVYTSLYRRHLIELHGPVKGTLLMLAKGISRIIHPHLKLH, from the coding sequence ATGCATAAAATGGCAAATATTGTCATCGTCGGTGGCGGCGCTGGTGGAATGGAAATTGCGACTAAGCTTGGTCACCAGTTAGGGCGAAAAGGCAAGGCCAGAGTCACTCTAATTGACTGTGCAGAGAGCCATATTTGGAAACCTCTTTTGCATGAGGTAGCAACGGGTGCATTGGATATCGGCATTGATGCTATTAGCTACCGTGGTCACGCTGCAGGCCATGGCTACCACTTTCAACAAGGTGCAATGACCGAGATTGATAGAGAAGCAAAACAGGTCATTTTGGCGCCTATCACCGATGAGCAAGGTGAAGAGTTATTACCAGCCCGCCGTATCGATTATGACTATCTCGTCATCGCCATCGGCAGTATCGCTAATGATTTCAATATTGACGGTGTACGCGACAACTGCGTCTTCTTAGATAGCACTGAGCAAGCTATGGAGATCCGCACCATATTGCTCAATAAATTTATGCGCTACGCCAGCCATCACCAACTCGATGAAAAAATAAAAATCGCCGTCGTTGGTGCGGGGGCAACAGGTGTAGAGATGTCAGCAGAGATGCACCATGCGGTCGATCAGCTACGCGGATTTGGCTACAAAATTGATAGTAGCTTACTTGAAATCACCTTGATTGAAGCGGATAAACGCATCCTTCCTAAAGTCGAAAAGGCTGAGATCTCGGCCTCTGTCGCCAAAGAGCTAACAGCAATCGGCGTCAATGTGATGACCAATACTCGGATCAATCAGGTCACAACAGAGGGGCTGCATACCTCTGAAGATCAATTCATTCCATCGGATATGGTGATCTGGTCAACGGGTGTTAAAGCACCTGACTTTTTAAAAGATATAGGTGGATTAGAGAGCAACCATATCAATCAAGTGATGGTACAGCAAAATATGCAAACCAGCCGTGACCCTGCTATTTTCGCTATCGGCGATTGTGCAGCTTGCCCACAAGAGGATGGCAGCTGGGTGCCGCCACGAGGCCAATCGGCACGCCAAATGGCACTGATGACTGCAGACAATATAAAGTTACTGTTAGCGGGTAAACCGGCATCAAACATATATGTATATAAAGATCTTGGGGCACTGGTAAACCTGTCTAAGTTCCACACCGTTGGTAATTTGATGTCGTTCATTGGCGGCGGCGTGATGGTAGAGGGTAAGATTGCTCGCTTTGTCTATACCTCGTTATATAGAAGACACCTTATTGAGCTGCACGGCCCAGTTAAAGGTACCTTGCTAATGCTAGCAAAAGGCATTAGCCGCATTATTCATCCGCACCTAAAACTGCATTAA
- a CDS encoding mechanosensitive ion channel family protein, with protein sequence MDNLQGLMDQAPELIVTYGMKILFAIIIFVIGKFLSGVAKKLTTKLLKKRKVDETVTSFVGNIAWSLVFVFTIVATLGQIGVQTASLVAVIGAAGLAVGLALQGSLSNFAAGVLMVLFRPCRVGDYVEAAGIAGTVSEITIFSTKLLSPDNKVIIAPNSAMMDGTIVNYSAMETRRLDLVIGVSYDANLAETKKVLTSILDNSQYVLNDPAYTVAVAELADSSVNFVVRPWVKGSDYWPAHFEILEQIKLALDEAGIGIPYPQMDLYVKEAPTS encoded by the coding sequence ATGGATAACTTGCAAGGTCTGATGGATCAAGCACCAGAGCTGATTGTCACTTATGGTATGAAAATTCTATTCGCAATCATTATTTTTGTGATTGGTAAATTTTTATCTGGGGTAGCAAAGAAGCTTACGACAAAACTACTTAAGAAGCGCAAAGTAGATGAAACGGTGACTTCGTTTGTCGGAAATATTGCTTGGTCATTGGTATTTGTATTTACCATAGTGGCGACATTAGGACAAATTGGCGTACAAACAGCCTCTCTTGTTGCTGTTATTGGTGCCGCTGGTTTAGCCGTTGGTTTAGCGCTACAGGGTTCATTATCTAACTTTGCAGCAGGCGTATTGATGGTGTTATTCCGTCCTTGCCGTGTGGGTGACTATGTTGAAGCAGCAGGTATTGCAGGTACAGTAAGCGAAATCACCATTTTTTCAACTAAGCTACTTAGCCCAGATAATAAAGTGATAATTGCACCAAACTCAGCAATGATGGACGGTACTATTGTCAACTATTCTGCAATGGAGACACGTCGTTTAGACTTGGTCATCGGTGTTTCTTATGATGCAAACCTTGCTGAAACCAAGAAGGTATTAACCTCAATACTCGACAATAGCCAGTATGTGCTTAACGATCCTGCTTATACCGTTGCGGTAGCTGAGCTCGCTGATTCTTCGGTGAATTTTGTGGTTCGCCCATGGGTGAAAGGCAGTGATTACTGGCCTGCTCATTTTGAAATTTTGGAGCAGATCAAGCTCGCACTAGATGAAGCTGGTATTGGTATTCCTTACCCACAAATGGATCTCTATGTGAAAGAGGCTCCAACAAGCTAA